A single genomic interval of Mangifera indica cultivar Alphonso chromosome 5, CATAS_Mindica_2.1, whole genome shotgun sequence harbors:
- the LOC123215987 gene encoding VQ motif-containing protein 8, chloroplastic has product MSPKKFHEDHRERSRSNHNEEFIINGPRPSPLNINKDSHAIHKSSSLSGVVQAQAQALNAINKKQQRQQPVIIYTESPKVIHTQARDFMALVQKLTGLSRDDDQEQEKANNKKNPNLEKEEKKPLDSDADVSPIMNPPRNPFLADIPLFTPNSTDFFCSPRPMYRFSHYNSPNTKNPISPSVFEFFKELPEC; this is encoded by the coding sequence ATGAGCCCCAAAAAGTTCCATGAAGATCATCGTGAACGTTCAAGGAGTAACCACAACGAGGAGTTCATTATCAATGGCCCTCGCCCATCTCCATTAAATATCAACAAAGATTCTCACGCCATTCACAAATCATCCTCTTTATCCGGGGttgttcaagctcaagctcaagctctcaATGCAATCAACAAAAAGCAACAGCGCCAACAACCGGTTATTATATACACGGAGTCGCCAAAGGTTATTCATACGCAGGCCAGAGACTTTATGGCTTTGGTGCAAAAGCTCACTGGACTTTCCCGCGATGATGatcaagaacaagaaaaagctaataataagaaaaaccctaatcttgaaaaagaagaaaaaaaaccccTTGATAGTGATGCTGATGTTTCTCCTATTATGAATCCTCCCAGAAACCCTTTTCTCGCTGATATTCCTCTCTTCACGCCGAATTCAACTGACTTCTTCTGTTCGCCAAGGCCAATGTATAGATTTTCTCATTACAATTCTCCAAATACGAAGAATCCCATCTCGCCTTCGGTGTTTGAGTTCTTCAAGGAATTACCAGAATGTTAG
- the LOC123215989 gene encoding universal stress protein YxiE-like, with protein sequence MAEVLSVGGGSGKKVMLAIDESDYSYYALMWVLENLKDSINKGQFIIFMAQQPTNYNYTFAASLGTARMYCPTAANSDFVNSAQENHRKLALAYLEKAREICASKGVTAELVTEVGDPKAAICTAVQKLNINMLILGERGLGKVKRALIGSVSNYCIQYAKCPVLVVKKPQATTPN encoded by the exons ATGGCTGAGGTGCTTTCAGTAGGAGGAGGAAGTGGCAAGAAGGTGATGCTGGCGATTGATGAAAGTGATTACAGTTACTATGCACTCATGTGGGTTCTAGAAAATCTCAAGGATTCAATCAACAAGGGTCAGTTTATCATCTTCATGGCTCAGCAACCAACTAATTATAATTACACCTTCGCGGCTTCTCTTGGCACTGCTCGCATGTATTGTCCTACTGCAGCCA ATTCGGATTTTGTGAACTCTGCTCAAGAGAATCATCGGAAGCTGGCGTTGGCTTACTTGGAGAAAGCTAGGGAAATTTGTGCTAGCAAAGGG GTAACAGCAGAGTTGGTGACAGAGGTTGGGGATCCAAAAGCTGCAATATGTACTGCAGTTCAAAAACTGAACATCAATATGCTTATTCTGGGCGAGCGTGGCCTGGGCAAAGTCAAAAG GGCTTTGATAGGGAGTGTGAGCAATTACTGCATTCAATATGCAAAGTGCCCAGTTCTGGTTGTGAAGAAACCACAAGCTACAACACCAAATTAG
- the LOC123215990 gene encoding universal stress protein A-like protein, producing the protein MEEERKKKVMVAIDESEYSHYALQWTLDTLGETISNSGLIIFTAQPSDFIHVYASTFGAAPPDLIASMQENQKKVAAALLSKAKEICAQHGIDAETLTEAGDPKEVICAAAEKLSVQLLIVGSHSRGAIKRAFLGSVSNYCVNNAKCPVLVVRKPT; encoded by the exons ATGGAAGAAGAGCGAAAGAAGAAAGTGATGGTGGCAATTGATGAGAGTGAGTATAGCCACTACGCTCTGCAATGGACTCTTGACACTCTTGGTGAAACCATCTCCAATTCTGGTCTTATAATCTTCACTGCACAGCCTTCTGATTTTATTCATGTTTATGCTTCCACTTTTGGCGCTGCTC CTCCTGACTTGATAGCATCCATGCAAGAAAACCAAAAGAAGGTTGCTGCTGCCCTACTCAGTAAAGCAAAGGAGATCTGCGCCCAGCATGGg ATTGATGCAGAGACATTGACAGAAGCTGGGGATCCTAAAGAGGTAATATGTGCAGCTGCCGAAAAGCTCAGTGTCCAGTTGCTTATCGTAGGCAGCCATAGCCGTGGAGCAATAAAGAG GGCTTTCTTGGGAAGTGTCAGCAATTACTGTGTTAATAATGCAAAGTGCCCTGTACTTGTGGTGAGAAAACCGACTTGA
- the LOC123215988 gene encoding transcription factor MYB62-like: MRVARQTPAGVAKMECNSSELRRGPWTLEEDTLLTRYISHHGEGRWNMLAKCAGLKRTGKSCRLRWLNYLKPDIKRGNLTPQEQLLILELHSKWGNRWSKIAQCLPGRTDNEIKNYWRTRVQKQARQLNIESNSKRFLEAVKAFWMPTLLQKMDQNSSLSSSSGALTNSSQSCRNSTLPITTLMYNTNNHFRESSSSVSVTSPLDFTKISLQQQPHEITQLPTVTSVYDVNTLCSNQIPSETYYVDCCGHDMEGFNPGAMIGMGRGSFDISSLSECQVANGDWTSDDMADALWNMDDIWQLRE; encoded by the exons atgaGAGTAGCCAGGCAGACTCCTGCAGGTGTTGCAAAAATGGAGTGCAATTCCAGTGAGTTAAGAAGAGGGCCCTGGACTCTTGAAGAAGACACTCTTCTTACTCGTTACATCTCTCACCACGGCGAAGGCCGCTGGAACATGCTTGCTAAATGTGCAG GACTGAAGAGAACTGGAAAAAGCTGCAGATTGAGATGGCTGAACTACTTGAAACCTGACATTAAACGAGGGAACCTGACTCCACAGGAGCAACTGTTGATCCTGGAACTCCATTCCAAGTGGGGAAACAG ATGGTCAAAAATTGCACAATGTCTTCCTGGAAGAACtgacaatgaaataaaaaactaCTGGAGAACAAGGGTTCAGAAGCAAGCTCGCCAGCTTAATATTGAGTCTAATAGCAAGAGATTTCTTGAAGCTGTGAAAGCTTTTTGGATGCCAACGTTGCTGCAGAAGATGGATCAGaactcttctctttcttcttcttctggtGCTTTAACAAACTCCTCTCAATCATGCCGCAACTCTACACTGCCAATCACAACACTCATGTACAACACAAATAATCACTTCAGAGAAAGCTCAAGCTCAGTTTCAGTCACCAGCCCACTTGATTTTACAAAAATCTCCCTGCAGCAGCAGCCTCATGAAATTACTCAACTCCCAACAGTCACAAGTGTGTATGATGTTAACACTCTCTGCAGCAACCAAATTCCAAGTGAGACTTACTATGTAGACTGTTGTGGGCATGACATGGAGGGCTTCAATCCAGGTGCCATGATAGGCATGGGCAGAGGCAGTTTTGACATTTCCTCCTTGTCCGAATGCCAGGTGGCTAACGGTGATTGGACATCAGATGACATGGCAGATGCCTTGTGGAACATGGACGACATATGGCAGCTTAGGGAGTAA
- the LOC123217214 gene encoding glutamine--tRNA ligase, cytoplasmic-like encodes MVVVKEEKAEELLQLFLKIGLDERTAKNTIANNKVTSNLTAVINEAAVTDGCDRRIGNLLYTVATKYPANALVHRPTLLQYVVSSKIKTPAQLEAAFLFFASVGAENFKVDEFEEACGVGVEVSVEDIEQTVNEVFEENQNSILELCYRTNVGDLFAHVRKRLPWADPKIVKQLIDAKLYELLGERTAVDNEKPAKKKEKKEKPAKVEDKPAMAEASAQPSEEELNPYLIFPQPVDNIQVHTEIPFSNGTVLRCCNSKEMLDKHLKSTGGKVFTRFPPEPNGYLHIGHAKAMFVDFGLAKERGGCCYLRFDDTNPEAEKKEYIDHIEEIVTWMGWEPFKITYTSDYFQNLYDLAVELIRRGHAYVDHQTPEEIKEYREKKMNSPWRDRPIAESLKLFEDMRRGLIEEGKATLRMKQDMQSDNFNMYDLIAYRIKFTPHPHAGDKWCIYPSYDYAHCVVDSIENITHSLCTLEFETRRASYYWLLHSLGLYQPYVWEYSRLNVSNTVMSKRKLNFLVTKKYVDGWDDPRLMTLAGLRRRGVTSTSINAFVRGIGITRSDCSLIRLDRLEYHIREELNKTAPRTLVVLNPLKVVITNLESGSTMYLDAKRWPDAQADDASAFYKVPFSNVVYIERSDFRMKDSKDYYGLAPGKSVLLRYAFPIKCTEAILADDNETVLEIRAEYDPSKKSKPKGVLHWVAEPSTGVDPLKVEVRLFDKLFISENPSELDDWLSDLNPKSKEVIHGAFAEPALRNSVVGDKFQFERLGYFTVDKDSNPERLVFNRTVTLKDSYSKGGKQDPSRWKVHAETVMGQPV; translated from the exons ATGGTGGTGGTGAAAGAGGAGAAAGCGGAGGAATTGCTTCAGCTCTTCTTGAAGATCGGCTTGGATGAACGAACGGCCAAGAACACCATCGCCAACAACAAGGTCACCTCCAATTTGACTGCCGTCATTAACGAG GCTGCTGTTACTGACGGGTGTGACCGAAGAATCGGGAATTTACTTTATACG GTTGCTACGAAGTACCCAGCAAATGCCCTTGTTCATCGCCCAACTCTGCTACAGTATGTCGTCTCCTCCAAG ATTAAAACCCCAGCCCAGTTAGAAGCAGCATTCTTGTTTTTTGCAAGTGTTGGTGCCGAGAACTTTAAAGTTGATGAATTTGAAGAAGCATGTGGCGTTG GGGTTGAAGTTTCTGTAGAAGATATTGAACAGACGGTTAATGAAGTCTTTGAAGagaatcaaaattcaattttggaGCTATGTTATCGAACAAATG TGGGTGATTTGTTTGCACATGTTAGGAAGAGGCTACCATGGGCTGATCCAAAGATTGTCAAG CAACTAATAGATGCTAAACTGTATGAATTACTTGGCGAAAGGACAGCAGTAGATAATGAGAAACCTGcaaagaagaaggagaaaaaggagAAGCCTGCAAAAGTGGAG GACAAACCAGCCATGGCTGAGGCTTCAGCACAGCCTTCTGAGGAAGAGCTCAATCCATATTTGATATTCCCTCAACCAGTAGATAATATTCAG GTACATACTGAAATACCTTTCAGTAATGGCACTGTGTTGAGGTGTTGCAATTCAAAGGAGATGCTTGACAAGCACTTGAAATCTACAGGGGGAAAGGTCTTTACTCGCTTTCCACCTGAACCAAATGGGTATCTACACATTGGCCATGCAAAG GCAATGTTTGTTGACTTTGGTTTGGCAAAGGAGAGAGGTGGATGTTGCTACCTTAG ATTTGATGATACAAACCCAGAAGctgaaaagaaagaatatatTGATCATATTGAAGAAATAGTCACGTGGATGGGTTGGGAGCCTTTCAAG ATCACATACACCAGTGACTATTTCcaaaatttgtatgatttagCAGTGGAGTTGATACGTAGGGGTCATGCTTATGTTGATCACCAG ACTCCTGAAGAAATTAAAGAGTACAGggaaaagaagatgaatagcCCTTGGAGGGATAGACCTATCGCAGAATCATTGAAACTGTTTGAAGATATGAGAAGAGGTTTGATTGAAGAAGGCAAAGCAACTCTTCGGATGAAACAGGACATGCAAAGTGACAATTTTAATATGTATGACCTCATTGCCTATCGAATCAAG TTCACTCCCCATCCACATGCAGGAGATAAGTGGTGTATTTATCCAAGTTATGATTATGCTCATTGCGTTGTGGATTCTATAGAAAACATCACACATTCA TTGTGTACACTTGAATTTGAGACGCGTCGTGCTTCATATTACTGGTTGTTGCATTCATTGGGTCTTTACCAACCTTATGTGTGGGAGTATTCTCGACTAAATGTTTCAAACACTGTAATGTCTAAGCGCAAG TTAAATTTCTTGGTGACAAAGAAGTATGTTGATGGTTGGGATGACCCCCGTCTTATGACACTAGCCGGTTTACGGCGCAGGGGTGTGACTTCAACCTCAATCAATGCTTTTGTTCGAGGAATTGGAATTACTAGAAG TGATTGTAGTCTGATTCGTTTGGACCGTTTGGAATATCATATAAGAGAAGAACTAAACAAAACAGCACCTCGCACGTTGGTTGTGCTAAATCCTTTGAAG gTAGTTATTACCAACCTGGAATCTGGCTCAACTATGTACCTTGATGCCAAGAGATGGCCTGACGCTCAAGCAGATGATGCATCTGCTTTCTACAAG GTTCCATTTTCAAATGTTGTGTATATTGAGCGTTCTGATTTTCGAATGAAAGATTCCAAAGATTATTATGGCCTTGCTCCTGGCAAATCTGTACTACTAAG ATATGCTTTTCCTATAAAATGCACTGAGGCAATTTTAGCTGATGATAATGAGACTGTTCTTGAGATCCGGGCTGAATATGATCCTTCCAAAAAGTCGAAGCCAAAG GGAGTTCTTCACTGGGTTGCTGAGCCTTCCACTGGTGTTGATCCGCTTAAAGTTGAAGTCAGATTGTTTGACAAATTGTTCATATCTGAG AATCCTTCTGAACTTGATGATTGGCTCTCTGATTTGAACCCCAAATCCAAAGAGGTTATTCATGGTGCATTTGCCGAACCAGCACTTCGTAATTCTGTTGTTGGGGACAAATTTCAGTTTGAAAGGCTAG GGTATTTCACAGTTGATAAGGATTCCAATCCAGAAAGACTTGTCTTCAACCGGACAGTCACACTCAAAGATAGCTACAGTAAAGGTGGCAAGCAGGACCCTAGCAGATGGAAAGTTCATGCAGAGACTGTAATGGGGCAACCTGTATGA